DNA from Aquaspirillum sp. LM1:
GGCTTTGTAGTCTTCATCCTTGACCGCGCCACTGCCTGCGCCCTTGCGCTTGCCCAGGCTGACGTAGGCCAGGCCCAGACCGAAGTTGCCAAAGCGCTGGGTCACGGCGGCCATCCAGGCACCTTGCTTCTGGTCTGCGCCGGTCACGCGGTCCTGGTTTTCATATTCGTAGCCCAGGCCCAGCTCGGTGTCGGCAAACTTGTAGCGCGCCACGGCTTTCCAGAAATCCTGGTTGTTGGTGGTCTTGCTGCCGCCGGCCACGGCACCGGTGTCGTCACGGCGTTCAAATGCGCCGCCAACGGTCAGGCCATTGGCGCTGTACTGGGCAGCCAGTGCCCAGACTTGGGCGTTGGTGCGTTCGGTATTGGCCAGGGTCACGCGCGATTCATCGGTGCCGTAGGAAGCGCCCAGGCTAAAGCCGCTGAAATTCGGGCTGCGGTATTGCAGGCTGTTTTTCAGGCGGTTGCTGCCACGGTTGATGATGCCATCCTTGCCAGTGAAGTCGGCCACGCCGTCTTCCAGCGGTACCAGGTATTTCACCATCTTGTAGGCGCTGTCGTAGTTGCCCAGCATCACCTGACCAAAGCTGCCGTCCAGGCCAACAAAGCTGTTACGACCAGCCCAGGTGCCTTTGCGCGTGCCACCGTCGTCGATGGAGATTTCCTGCTCCACTTGCCAGATGGCCTTCAGGCCATTGCCCAGGTTTTCATTGCCTTTGAAGCCGATTTTCGAGGTATTGCTGCTCACCCGGCTGGTGGATTTGACATCGTTGGCCGAATTGGCGGCACCAGTGGCTTTCACCGATTCCAGCGAGGTATTCAGCGTGCCGTAAATGGTGGCGTCGGCCAGGGCCAGCGGGGAAACACAAGCTGCGCTCAGCGCAACGGCAAGCATTTTGCGGTTCATGAGTATTTGCTCCGAGGGGGAAGGTTCACATGGCGTGTGTCATCAGACAAACTGCCGCCAGCTTACGGAGCAAACATGACGAGACTGTGGTGAAAATGTGACGTGTGGCGTTTTAGTTGCAGATTGGCCGATCAATCTGGCCAAAAGTGGTAAAAAAACGGCAGAGACCGGCAAAAAATGGGTCAACCACCGTGATTGCCTGCACCACGGCCCTTCTGCTGGAGCAGGGATGGCGCAGGCAGTCGGTGACAATCAGCTGCTGATGGGCTGTTCCTGGGTCAGCTCTTCTGGCAGGCAGCCAATCGGCTGGCCCAGTTCGCCGTTGGCGTCTTCAAAACGCACCAGATAAATCATTTGCTGTTCGTCGGCTTCCAGATAGCCGGTTTGCACCACCATGCCACGGCTGCCCAGCGCAACCAGCACGGCGTCTTCATCGGCATCGGGCATGCCGCCATCGTTGAGCAGATCTTCGGTGCAGCAGAATACCAGTTCACCGATTTCATAGTGAGAAGAGGTGGCGCTCATGGTTTCAGCTCCAGACATCAGCCGGCGCGCGCAGGCGCTCGACCGGTTGGTCAAACATCAAATGTTCGTCAATGATCACACCCACATCTTCTGGCTTGACCCCGGTGTACATCACTCCTTCCGGGTAGACAATCACCGTTGGCCCCAGATGGCAAGGCCCCAGACAGCCGGTATTGGTCAGCAGAAACTGCGCCCACAAATTGCGTTGCTGAAATTCGTTGGAAAACGCCTGAAACACCTCGTTACAGCCTTTGGATTGGCAGGAGCCGCGCGGATGGCCGGGTGGGCGGCCCTGAACACAGACCAGAACATGTTTTTGCGGCTTGGGCATGATGGCATTCCTGTTGAACATGACGATGCTGCTGCACAGCAAATCTCGCGCCAGTCAGCAAGTGAATGTTTTAACAGGAAAATGGCTTTGGCAGGCTGTCATGAAGCTGACAATTGTGCGTGAGGAAAGCACAGCGCGAAGATCAGGGCGACGGGTAAATGCAAAACGGGCGTCCGAAGACGCCCGTTTCAGCCACAGTCAAATCGTCAGGAAACGATTAGAACTGGTGACGGATGCCCACGCCAATGGCTTGCGGGTCGGAGCCAGCAGCCACACCGGTCAGCTGGTTGATGCCGAAGTTGCGGGTAGCCGACTTGTTGTTGCTCAGCTTGGTTGCGTAAGCTTGCACTTGGGTACGCTTGGACAGGTCGTAGGTACCAGCCAGCACCCATTGCTTGGCCTTGCCGTCAGCTTCGGTACCGTTCTTTTCCTTGCCCAGCCAGCTGTAGGAAGCACCCACGCCAAATGCACCCAGCTTTTGGCTCACAGCCAGGGTGTAGCCGTCTTGCTTCTTGGAAGACTTGCCAGCCACATCCATGTCGCTACGTTCGTAGCCAGCGCCCAGGGTGGTGTCGCCCAGCTTGTAGGCAGCAACCAGCTTGTAGAACTCGGTATCCAAGCTCACGCCACCAGCGGCGTCATTGCGGTTTTCGTAACCGGCAGCCACAGACAGGCCACCCACGACGTACTTGCCACCCAGCGACAGCACGTAGGCATTGGCACGGTTGCCGCCCACGGTAGCGCGGGTTTCGTCAGTGCCGTACGACACGCCAGCGCTGAAGCCGCCCACCACGTTGCTGTAGTAGTGTACGCTGTTGCTCATGCGGCTATCGCCACGGCAGAAGATGGCCGGGCCGTTGCAGGTATCAGCCGAGGTGTCCGGCAGAACGTTGGTACCCAGACCGATGGTCAGGGTCTTGTAAGCGCTGTCATGCTTGCCCAGCAGCACGCGGCCAAAGTCGCCTTGCAGGCCGATGAAGCTGTTGCGGTTGGCCCAGCTGGTGCTGGAGTTGCCGGTGTCGATGTCAACGTTTTGTTCGACTTGCCAGATAGCCTTCAGGCCGTTGCCCAGATCTTCCCAGCCCTTGAAGCCGATGCGGGAGTTGTTGGCGGTCACGCGGTTGACCGACTTCACGTCCAGCGCGGAGTTGGTGGCGCCAGTGGCCTTGGCGAATTCGACGGAGGAATTGATCACGCCGTAGGTGGTCACATCAGCAAAGGCAGCCGGGGCAACAAAGGCAGCAGACAGGGCAGCAGCAAGCAGTTTCTTGTTCATAGGGTTTCAGCTCCACAGGGTTGTCGTGATGGACTGTGCCGCTTTGAATATGCGGTTTCTTTACAAATCCATGGCGGATGCTAACAGAGCTTGACGAGGAGGGCGGCAAAGTTTTGTTGCATTTTTGCGCGGCATTGCAGCAAATGTTGTTTTTTTACATCATCAAAGTGATATTCCCAGCGAATTTGCGTCATACAGCAACGCAATCGCGACATCCTCCCGCGCCAAATTGCCACAATGGCCGGCAAGCCCCGCCCGTTCAGGCTTCCATCGGGTAAGACAAGGCCGACGACACCAGCCGGGCGGTAATGTCCACAATGGGAATCACCCTTTCATACGCCATCCGCGTAGGGCCTACCACCCCCAGCGTGCCCACCACCTGGCCATTCATCCGGTAAGGCGCAGTAATCACCGAACAGCCATCCAGCGTATTCAGGCCGGATTCCTCGCCAATGAAAATATGCACGCCATGCGCTTCGCGGCTGAGATTGAGTAATTGCAGCAATTCGGTTTTATGCTCGAACAAATCAAATAATTGGCGCAAATTGGCCAGATTGGCCGACAGGTCGTCACTATTGAGCAGGTTTTTTTCGCCAGTGACCATCACCGACTGCTGCAAACCCAGCGTGCTTTGCCCGGCCACAATGGCCGCCCCCATCAAATTGGCAATATGTCCCTGCAGATAATGCAGCTCGGTTTCCACCTCGCGCGCCACCGCTTCCAGGCTGCGCCCGGCACCGTGCCGATTCAGAAACAGCGCGGCTTCGGCCAGCTCGCTGATGGTGTAATCGCGCTCGGTCAGCAGCAAGTGGTTTTGCACATCACCGTCGGCGGTAACAAAAATCAGCAGCACGCGCTTTTCCGACAGGCGCAGAAACTCCACCTGGCGAAACGTGGTACTGGCGCGCTCCGGCGTGGCCACCACCCCGGCAAAGCGGGTCAGGTCGGCCAGCAGTTGCGAAGCGGCGCTGACAATCCGCTGCGGGCTGTCCGGGTGCAGCTCGGTTTCCAGCTGCAGGCGTGCGGCGTGCTCCAGCGGCTGGATGGTGAGCAGATTGTCAACAAACACCCGATACCCCCGCGCCGTGGGCACCCGGCCCGCCGAGGTATGCGGGCTGCACACCAGCCCCATGTTTTCCAGATCCACCATCACATTGCGGATCGACGCGCTGGACAAGTCCAGCCCGGCGTGCATCGACAGCGTGCGCGAGCCCACCGGCTGACCATCGGCAATATAGCGTTCCACCAGAATTTTCAGCAGGCGCTGGGCGCGGTCGTTAAGCATGGGGAGTTCCTGAAAAATTAAGATGGCCAAGCACACCTGAACATCGGCGCAACCGGGGGAAATTCAAGCGGGGGCAGGCAAACCGCCTTGGGAAATGCGGAAAAAACCGTTGTCTGCACACCAGCCAGAATCCCGGCGCTTGTGCGGGGACGGACGGGGGATGGCCAACACCATGGTACAGGATTGGCCACAGCGGATTGCCTGCTTGCCATCGCCGGAAGAATATACCATCATTCATATGAATTTAAATTCATATGAACAAGGTCAAGCATGACAGTTCTTGCTCCGCACGCCCATCTGCTGCACAACCCGAAGTTCCGTTTTCGGGATAAAGAAATTGACCAGATTCACTATTGCTGGTCAGACGGCCAAAGCGTGCTGCTGACTGGCATCCGCCGCACTGGCAAAAGCGAAGTGCTCAAGGCGGCGTTGTGGCGCTATGCCCAAGCTGGCCAGGCCATTGCCCACCTGGATGTGCAGGATCAAAACAATCTGGCCAAGTTCTACCAGGACTTGCTCAAGGCCGTGCTCGGTGCCTTGCCCCGTGATATTGGCGAGCAGCTTGGCCAGGCCCTGGCCCAGGCCATGCAGCTACCCAATGCATTGTGCCTTTGGGTGCGCAGGCAAATCCGCAGCGTCAGCGTGGCGGAGCTGGTGGATGTCGAGCTGGTGCCGCCGCCAGAAGACGCCCATTTGGTGCGCCACTGGCAAGCGCTATCTGAACAGATTGCCGCCACCCTAGCCGGGCAATCACCAGACGCTTTGCCGGTGGTTGGCATAGATGAATTGCCGTTCATGCTGGAAAATTTGCTGCGCGAACACGTCAGCGCCAATGAGCTGATTCTGATGCTGGCCAGCCTGCGTAAACTGCGCGACGCCGGCTTGCGCTTTATCATTGCCGGCTCAATCAGCTTTGAAAACCTGCTCAGCCTGCACGGCATCCCGCACACCGTGCTGGGTGGGCTGGCGCGCCAGAATATCCCGCCATTCAGCCGTGAGGAAGCCCAGCAATATCTGACGGAAAAACTCCGCAGCCGCCCGGCGGCAGAGCACTTGGAACACATTCTGGACGGCCTGCCAGACTATGTACCAGAGTTTCTGCGCATTGCGGAGCCTTATTTATTCTCCTGCAAAGACGCCAACGCCTGCCGGCATGCCTTGAGCAACGATATTTTGCCAGCCATTCGCCGCGCGTTTTTACAGCAATTTGACGAGCGCCTGAACAAAAACTACCTGTCTGGCGAATTGCCCACTGCCCACGCCATTCTGGACCGCATTGCCCAGGCCGATGCCGCTGGTGCGGCGATTGATGGCCGCGCCCTGCCGGAGGATTACCAACGGGTGCTGCTCAAGCTGCAATACGATAATTTTTTGATTGAAGGCGAAGGGTTTAACTGGTGCTTTAGCCTGAACCTGATTCGCCAGTGGTGGCGCGGCCAGCGGGGCATGGCATGAGCGGCGTCCATGATGTGCGCTGGTTTGACCCACGCGGCATGCGCGACGAAGCCATTTTACAACTGGCCACCGGGCGCGACGTGCTGCTGCGCCAGCTGCTTGACGCCATCCACGAACGGCTGGTGCAACCCGGCACACTGAGCCACTGGCTGCTGACCGGCAACCGGGGGGCAGGAAAATCGTTTTTTCTGCGCCTGCTGCAAGCCAAGTTTGCCGCGCATTTTGAAGGGCGGGCGCGCTTTGTGCTGCTGCCGGAGGAACACAGCAATATTTTTGCCGCACATGAATTTCTGGCGGAAACCGAACGCATGCTGTCGGTTGAACAAGGGGCCACCGGCGCGCCGCCCAGCTGGAAAGTCAGCCAGCCCGAAGCCGCCTGGACACAGGCGCTGGATTCACTGCTGGCGGCATTCAGCGAGCCCTTGCTGGTGATTGGCGTAGAAAACTTTGACCAGCTGTTGGAGCAAGCCTTTGCCGATGACGCCAATAATGCCCGCCTGCGCCATCTGCTCAGCAACCAGCCGCGCATCATGCTGGTGGCCACCGCCGTGCATGGCCATTTTGACGAGCAATACCACCAGCGCCTGTTTCGCCAGTTCGAGCACCACCCCATCCCGCCCTGGGATGGCGCTGACCACCGCGATTATCTGACCCGCCGCGCCGCCCGCGCCAGGCAAACGCCCAGCGCCATCCAGCTGGCGCGTCTGCAAGCCTATAGCCATTACACCGGCGGCAACGCCCGCGCTGCTGCCGTGCTGGCGGGGTTTATTCTGGATGAAGACGACCCGCTGGCCGGCGCGCTCGACCTGGACGCCGCCATTGAAAAAATGAGCGACTACTACCGGGATTTGCTGAAAGCCGTGCCCACCCAATCGCGCAAACTGCTGGATGCGCTGATTCGCGGCGGCGAGCCGGCCTCGCAAAGCGAAGTGGCCGAGCGCACCGGTGCCCGGCAAAACGACATCTCGCGCGCTTTTGCCTGGCTGGTGGACCAGGGCTATGTCAGCGAATCACGCCTGCCCGGTGCCAAGGCCAAGCAATACCGGCTGCGTGACCGCCTGCTGGTGCAGTATTACCGCATGCGCTATATCCATCCCGGCCAGCGCAGCAAGCTGGCGCTGATGGCCGAACTGCTGGCCGACACCCTGGCGTTTCCAGATAAATGGCAATACGCCAACCGCTATATTGCCGATGGCCAGGAGCACGAAGCGCACACCCTGCTGGAACTGGCGCTGAAAGAACGCCAGGTGCTGTGGGATTTGCTGCCCACCTCACTACAAAACCCGCGCTCACTGTGCGCCGCTGGCGGCGACTGGGCAGCGTGGGATGCGATTTTGGCTGCGCCAAAAGGCACACAGTTTGAGGAAATGTTGCGGCGCTTTCCCGATGATGCCAGCTTTAAACGCAGCATGGACAGCGCCTATGCCCTGGCCAGGGCGGCCAGCCGGGAGGAGGTGTCGGGGGAGCAATTGGCACCCATGGTGTGGGCGTCGCTGTCGCTGGGCTTTGCGGAAAAATTTCGTGTATTGATTAGCATGCTGTCGCCCAGCATGACGGCATACCAATGGCGCGAACTGGTCAAAGTTTTGGAAGCGGGGGAGCAAAAGTTTGCTGAGCTGACGGAAAAATACCCAGATGCCATCGACCAGCTGTATGTAAGCAGAACCCTCGGTGAGCAGTATCCTCGCACACAAGCCATGACAGAAGGAGTGGAAAAGCTGTTAGCACAAGGCACACATGCCATGGTTTCCTCGGCAGAACTGCCGACTATCGCCCGCTGGGCCAGCGAAGCCGCGTTAGCCTGGCTGGCTGCCGAACACCCCGTTGAGGCCGATGGCGCACTGGAAATCTGCTGCGGTGCCTTGTTGAAAATGCAAGACGATGTGCGCTATTCGCCTGAACAGGTGTTGGCGCTATGCCAGCCCTTGCTGCCTTGGCAAGCGCAGTTTTCACTGGCACCTCGCCATATGTTGTATGAACGCCTTGGCGTGGCGCAGGTGGAGCTTGGTCGATATGCTGAAGCGTTGGCCTCGCACACCATGGGGCGTGATTTGGCGCAACAGGCGGGCCAAGCTAAAGTTGCCACCTGGAATTTAGCAAAAATGGCTTGGAGCTTAGGCCAATCGGGTCAGCCTGAGCAGGCCATGGCGCTACACCAGCAAGCCTTGGCCGAATGTCTCGCGCAACAAGATTTTGAACGCGCAAGCTGGTGCCTCGGCCAGATGGCCCGGCACACAGCCTCATTGTCCGGCTTGGACGCAGCCTGGGCATTACTGGATGCGGAACTGACGCATCTCCCCGGCCATGAAGTTAAGGCGGCACAACAGCTGGCCGATGCAGTCGCCGATGCAGCCCATCAGCAACATGAGGCTGCTGCGTTTGTCCTGGGCAAAGCCATGTTGCTGGGTTTGACGCAACGCCCGGCGCTGCCCACCGAGGCCGTATTGCGTGCGTGGTGGATCGACATGGTGGAGATGGCGGCGCCACACAGTGTGCAGCGCGATTTGCTGGACGAATGGCCAGTGGTGTTTGCCGAGCAAGCCTCCTCGCTGGAGGCCTTGCGTCAGATCTTGCGCAGCTGGCTGGATGACCTGGACACCCCCGCCGCGCAGCGGGAGCGCCGCCGACAAACGCTGGACCCGGACTTGGCCACCACCCTGAGCGCGCTGGATGCTGCTTTGCCGCCACGCGCGCGCCGGCGTCTGCGCTTGCTGCCGCCACCCACGCAGGAGGACAGTCACGACAAATAACGCCACATCGACATACTACACACCCGCCCCGTCACACAATTCGCGTTTCTGTCACGCCAATTGTGTGCCATAATGCCGGCATTGCCGCGAGCCGTGCCTGGACGCGGGCGTTTTATCCCATTTCCCTGGAG
Protein-coding regions in this window:
- a CDS encoding porin produces the protein MNRKMLAVALSAACVSPLALADATIYGTLNTSLESVKATGAANSANDVKSTSRVSSNTSKIGFKGNENLGNGLKAIWQVEQEISIDDGGTRKGTWAGRNSFVGLDGSFGQVMLGNYDSAYKMVKYLVPLEDGVADFTGKDGIINRGSNRLKNSLQYRSPNFSGFSLGASYGTDESRVTLANTERTNAQVWALAAQYSANGLTVGGAFERRDDTGAVAGGSKTTNNQDFWKAVARYKFADTELGLGYEYENQDRVTGADQKQGAWMAAVTQRFGNFGLGLAYVSLGKRKGAGSGAVKDEDYKANQWALSGTYDLSKRTQAYAFYTRIDNKNAAKINFDSNGISGIAAGSNPTGFGVGLSHKF
- a CDS encoding nitrogen fixation protein NifZ; amino-acid sequence: MSATSSHYEIGELVFCCTEDLLNDGGMPDADEDAVLVALGSRGMVVQTGYLEADEQQMIYLVRFEDANGELGQPIGCLPEELTQEQPISS
- a CDS encoding ferredoxin is translated as MPKPQKHVLVCVQGRPPGHPRGSCQSKGCNEVFQAFSNEFQQRNLWAQFLLTNTGCLGPCHLGPTVIVYPEGVMYTGVKPEDVGVIIDEHLMFDQPVERLRAPADVWS
- a CDS encoding porin — its product is MNKKLLAAALSAAFVAPAAFADVTTYGVINSSVEFAKATGATNSALDVKSVNRVTANNSRIGFKGWEDLGNGLKAIWQVEQNVDIDTGNSSTSWANRNSFIGLQGDFGRVLLGKHDSAYKTLTIGLGTNVLPDTSADTCNGPAIFCRGDSRMSNSVHYYSNVVGGFSAGVSYGTDETRATVGGNRANAYVLSLGGKYVVGGLSVAAGYENRNDAAGGVSLDTEFYKLVAAYKLGDTTLGAGYERSDMDVAGKSSKKQDGYTLAVSQKLGAFGVGASYSWLGKEKNGTEADGKAKQWVLAGTYDLSKRTQVQAYATKLSNNKSATRNFGINQLTGVAAGSDPQAIGVGIRHQF
- the hrcA gene encoding heat-inducible transcriptional repressor HrcA is translated as MLNDRAQRLLKILVERYIADGQPVGSRTLSMHAGLDLSSASIRNVMVDLENMGLVCSPHTSAGRVPTARGYRVFVDNLLTIQPLEHAARLQLETELHPDSPQRIVSAASQLLADLTRFAGVVATPERASTTFRQVEFLRLSEKRVLLIFVTADGDVQNHLLLTERDYTISELAEAALFLNRHGAGRSLEAVAREVETELHYLQGHIANLMGAAIVAGQSTLGLQQSVMVTGEKNLLNSDDLSANLANLRQLFDLFEHKTELLQLLNLSREAHGVHIFIGEESGLNTLDGCSVITAPYRMNGQVVGTLGVVGPTRMAYERVIPIVDITARLVSSALSYPMEA
- a CDS encoding tetratricopeptide repeat protein — encoded protein: MSGVHDVRWFDPRGMRDEAILQLATGRDVLLRQLLDAIHERLVQPGTLSHWLLTGNRGAGKSFFLRLLQAKFAAHFEGRARFVLLPEEHSNIFAAHEFLAETERMLSVEQGATGAPPSWKVSQPEAAWTQALDSLLAAFSEPLLVIGVENFDQLLEQAFADDANNARLRHLLSNQPRIMLVATAVHGHFDEQYHQRLFRQFEHHPIPPWDGADHRDYLTRRAARARQTPSAIQLARLQAYSHYTGGNARAAAVLAGFILDEDDPLAGALDLDAAIEKMSDYYRDLLKAVPTQSRKLLDALIRGGEPASQSEVAERTGARQNDISRAFAWLVDQGYVSESRLPGAKAKQYRLRDRLLVQYYRMRYIHPGQRSKLALMAELLADTLAFPDKWQYANRYIADGQEHEAHTLLELALKERQVLWDLLPTSLQNPRSLCAAGGDWAAWDAILAAPKGTQFEEMLRRFPDDASFKRSMDSAYALARAASREEVSGEQLAPMVWASLSLGFAEKFRVLISMLSPSMTAYQWRELVKVLEAGEQKFAELTEKYPDAIDQLYVSRTLGEQYPRTQAMTEGVEKLLAQGTHAMVSSAELPTIARWASEAALAWLAAEHPVEADGALEICCGALLKMQDDVRYSPEQVLALCQPLLPWQAQFSLAPRHMLYERLGVAQVELGRYAEALASHTMGRDLAQQAGQAKVATWNLAKMAWSLGQSGQPEQAMALHQQALAECLAQQDFERASWCLGQMARHTASLSGLDAAWALLDAELTHLPGHEVKAAQQLADAVADAAHQQHEAAAFVLGKAMLLGLTQRPALPTEAVLRAWWIDMVEMAAPHSVQRDLLDEWPVVFAEQASSLEALRQILRSWLDDLDTPAAQRERRRQTLDPDLATTLSALDAALPPRARRRLRLLPPPTQEDSHDK